Part of the Azospirillum formosense genome is shown below.
GATGGATCCGTCCAGGTCGAAGATGACCTCGTTCACGACGTGGCAGATCTCGTCCCAGCGGGCGAGGTAGGCGGCGGTGTCGGCGCCCTCCGGCTGGCTGAGGTTGAAGTGGATGTTGCCGTCGCCGACATGGCCGAAGGGGGTCGGGCGGATGCCGGGGCAGGCCGCGGCCACGGCGGCCTCGGCGCGCTCGATGAACTCGGCGACGCGCGATACCGGGACCGACACGTCGTTCTTGATCGAGCCGCCCTCGAACTTCTGCGCCTCGACGATGGCCTCGCGGATGAACCAGAGCTGGTTGGCCTGGGTCTCCGACTGGGCGATGGTGGCGTCGGTGGCAAGCTCCGCCTCGAAGGCTTCGCCCAGCGCCGCCTCGACCGCCTCGCGGAAGGAGTCGGACTGGGTGCCGGCGGTCAGCTCGGTCAGCACGTACCAGGGCGACGGCTCCGCCAGCGGGTCGATGGTGCCGGCGACGTGCTTGAGCGCGAACTCCAGGCAGCGGCGCGACATCAGCTCGAAGGCGGCGACGGCGTCGCCCGACGCCGCGCGCAGGCGGGCCAGCAGTTCGATGGCGGCGGCGGGGCTGGGCACGGCGATGAAGGCCGTTTCCGACTGGCGCGGGCGCGGGTAGAGCTTCAGCACCGCGGCGGTGACGATGCCCAGCGTGCCTTCCGCCCCGATGAACAGGTGCTTCAGGTCGTAGCCGGTGTTGTTCTTGCGAAGGCTGCGCAGGCCGTTCCAGACGCGCCCGTCGGCCAGCACGACCTCCAGCCCGAGCACGAGGTCACGCATGTTGCCGTAGCGCAGCACGTTGATGCCGCCGGCGTTGGTGGAGATCAGCCCGCCGATCTGGCAGGTGCCCTCCGCCCCCAGGCTCATCGGCAGCAGGCGGTCCTTGTCCTTCGCGGCCTCCTGCGCGGTCTTCAGAACGACGCCGGCCTCAACCGTCATGGTGTAGTTCAGCGTGTCGATGCCGCGGATCTTGTTCATCCGCGACAAGCTGATGACGATCTCGCGCCCCTCCTCATAAGGGATGGAGCCGCCGACGAGGCTGGTGTTGCCGCCCTGCGGGACGACCGGGATGCCGGCCTCCGCGCAGATTTTCACCACCGCCGCGACCTCCTCGGTGCTGGACGGGCGGACCACCGCCGGGCTGTTGCCCTTGAAGCGCCCGCGCCATTCCGACAGGTAGGGGGCCATGTCCTCCGGCGCGGTGAGAAGGCCGTTCGGGCCGACGATGGCGCGGATCCGGTCGAGGGCTGCGGCGAGGCTGGCGGCGTCAGGGCTGGCGGAGGTCATGGGCAGGGCGTCCGAGGCTGGTGTAAGCGCTGGGCCCCCTCCCCAACCCTCCCCCGCTGCGCGGGAGAGGGGACCGCCGCCGTCCTTGCAAATCGGCCCTCTCCCGCGCAGCGGGGGAGGGAGGGACCCGCGGAGCGGGAGGGTGGGGGCAAACCGCAGAACTTCTACAGCCTTGCGGGCCGGGATTCTAGCTCCGCGGCGCGGCGGCCCGCCGCAGCCGGTCGTTAATGGCCACGCCCAGCCCCTCGTCCGGGATCGGCATCACCGCGATGGCGCGGGTCCCCTCCTGGTCAAGCGCGCGAAGATGGGCGAACAGGTTCGCCGCCGCCTCGTTCAGGTCACCCTGGAGGCTCAGGTTCAGCCGGGCCTTGCCGCCGCGGATGAAGCGGTCGGGGCCGAAGGTCAGGAACGCCTCGTCCTCCTCGGCGCTGGTGGCGTTCAGGCGCACCGGGGCGTTGGGGGCGTAGTGGCTTTCCAGCTGACCGGGCGACTTCGGGGCGTCCGGGTTGCCGGCGGAGAGCAGGACGGGGCCGACCAGCCGCTCGATCTCCTCGCGCAGCACCGCGCCGGGGCGCAGCAGCACGGGTGTCTCGCCGGTCAGGTCGAGGACGGTGGACTCCACCCCGACCTGGCACTTCCCGCCGGCCACCACCATGCTCACCCGGTCGCCCAGGCTCTCGATGACGTGGTGGGGGGCGGTCGGGCTGACCGCGCCGGAGCGGTTGGCGCTGGGTGCCGCGATCGGCTTGCCGGCGGCCTTGAGCAAGGCCTGCGCCACCGGGTGGGCGGGCACGCGCACCGCCACGCTGTCCAGCCCGGCGGACACCAGCAGCGACAGACCAGCCTCGGCGCGGCGGGGCAGCACCAGGGTCAGCGGGCCGGGCCAGAACTGGTGGGCCAGCTCCACCGCGCGCTCGTCGAGCACGGCGATGGCCTCGGCCGCTTCCAGGTCCGGCACATGGGCGATCAGCGGGTTGAACTGCGGGCGGCCCTTGGCGGCGAAGATCGCGGCCACGGCCCGGTCGTCGGTGGCGTCGCCGCCGAGGCCGTAGACGGTCTCGGTCGGGAAGGCGACCAGGTCGCCGCTGCGCAGGGCCTCGCCGGCGCGGGCAAGGCCGGCGGGCGTGGCGGGGATGATGTCGGGATGCTTGTCGGTCACGGGACGATTTGTAAAGCGTCGGGGGATGAAGTCAATTCGCGCGGTTGCGCCGGCTCTGTCCAAGCCTTATGACGGGTGTGCGCGATAAACAACCAAATGATGGGTGTGGGCATGGCGGGCAAGGTCTTCACCGTGGCTCAGCAGAAGGGCGGGGCCGGCAAGACCACGCTGGTCGCCCATCTCGCCATCGCCTGGATGCAGCTCGGGCGGTCGGTCGCCACGGTGGATATCGACCCGCAGGGCAGCCTGACCCGCTGGCAGGCGGTGCGGGCGGAGGCCACGGGCGGGGCGCCCGGCTTCACCCATGTCCAGATCACCGGCTGGCGCACCCAGACCGAGGTGGAGAAGCTGGCCCGCGACCACGACATCGTGCTGATCGACAGCCCGCCCCACGCCCAGACGGAGGCGCGGATCGCCGTGCGCGCCGCCAGCCTCGTCATCGCCCCGGTGCAGCCCAGCCCGATGGACCTGTGGGCGGTGCAGCCGACGCTGGACCTCGCCGCGCAGGAGAAGCGCCGCCTGCTGCTGGTTCTGAACCGCGTGCCGCCGCGCGCCCGCATCGCCGACGAGCTGATCGCGCGGGTGCGCGGGTTGGTGAACCCGCCGGCGGTGGACATCGCGGAGGCGCAGATCGGCAACCGCACCGCCTACGCCGGGACCCTGCTGTCCGGCCTGTCGGTGACCGAGGCCGCCCGCAAGACCCAGGCGGCGGCGGAGATGCAGGCGCTGGCGGAAGAGATCCTGACCCGCGCCGGCTGAGTCCGGGACGCTGGCACCGACACCGGCACGGGGGGTGCATGGACGGCACGATACAGAGCGTCGATCTGGTCGAGCATCTGGCGGCCAACCCGCATCTCGGCCACCTCCTGCGGGGCGGCGACGGCAACCCGGTCGCTGCCGTCTTCGACCGCTGCGTTCTGAACAACCACCTGATGTTCCCGGTGACGCCGGATCTGCGCTGCTTCCGGCCGCATTTCGGCATGTTCCACGAGATGGCCTACGGGATGGTGGGGCAGCCTCCCTCACCGGTCTTCCTGAAGGCGCTCGATCAGCCCGAACCGCCCGGCCGGTATCTGGCGATGGGCGGCAGCGACAATTACTTCCATTGGTGCCTGGATTTCCTGCCGCGTCTGGTCTTCGGAGCGCTCGCCCCGGACGGCGCGGAGCGGCGGGTCATCATGGACGGCCCTCCCAACCCGTGGCAGGCGGCTTCGCTGCGCCTCTTCATGACCGGGCTGAAGCTCGACAGTCTGGACCTGCATGTCAGCCGCAGCGATTGGAGCGGTTATTCCGATTGCCTCGTGCCGCT
Proteins encoded:
- a CDS encoding FAD-binding oxidoreductase produces the protein MTSASPDAASLAAALDRIRAIVGPNGLLTAPEDMAPYLSEWRGRFKGNSPAVVRPSSTEEVAAVVKICAEAGIPVVPQGGNTSLVGGSIPYEEGREIVISLSRMNKIRGIDTLNYTMTVEAGVVLKTAQEAAKDKDRLLPMSLGAEGTCQIGGLISTNAGGINVLRYGNMRDLVLGLEVVLADGRVWNGLRSLRKNNTGYDLKHLFIGAEGTLGIVTAAVLKLYPRPRQSETAFIAVPSPAAAIELLARLRAASGDAVAAFELMSRRCLEFALKHVAGTIDPLAEPSPWYVLTELTAGTQSDSFREAVEAALGEAFEAELATDATIAQSETQANQLWFIREAIVEAQKFEGGSIKNDVSVPVSRVAEFIERAEAAVAAACPGIRPTPFGHVGDGNIHFNLSQPEGADTAAYLARWDEICHVVNEVIFDLDGSISAEHGVGRFKKDEMPVIKSPVEFDLLRAMKTALDPNGLLNPGKMLP
- a CDS encoding glycosyltransferase family 61 protein — translated: MDGTIQSVDLVEHLAANPHLGHLLRGGDGNPVAAVFDRCVLNNHLMFPVTPDLRCFRPHFGMFHEMAYGMVGQPPSPVFLKALDQPEPPGRYLAMGGSDNYFHWCLDFLPRLVFGALAPDGAERRVIMDGPPNPWQAASLRLFMTGLKLDSLDLHVSRSDWSGYSDCLVPLPLRSQAVAIWNVVLNHARDVLPAPSGAKRLFVLRRNTTKRFAVNQDEVAEALEPLGFLAVDPGSLTFEEQMTLFSGAELIVGCHGAALTNILFAPAGATLIELRGRVLQPFFGNLAAQRGMRYRDLACPDQPDSHHDIIERDYVVPLDGLRDLLAGVGVR
- a CDS encoding L-threonylcarbamoyladenylate synthase; the protein is MTDKHPDIIPATPAGLARAGEALRSGDLVAFPTETVYGLGGDATDDRAVAAIFAAKGRPQFNPLIAHVPDLEAAEAIAVLDERAVELAHQFWPGPLTLVLPRRAEAGLSLLVSAGLDSVAVRVPAHPVAQALLKAAGKPIAAPSANRSGAVSPTAPHHVIESLGDRVSMVVAGGKCQVGVESTVLDLTGETPVLLRPGAVLREEIERLVGPVLLSAGNPDAPKSPGQLESHYAPNAPVRLNATSAEEDEAFLTFGPDRFIRGGKARLNLSLQGDLNEAAANLFAHLRALDQEGTRAIAVMPIPDEGLGVAINDRLRRAAAPRS
- the parA gene encoding ParA family partition ATPase, with protein sequence MAGKVFTVAQQKGGAGKTTLVAHLAIAWMQLGRSVATVDIDPQGSLTRWQAVRAEATGGAPGFTHVQITGWRTQTEVEKLARDHDIVLIDSPPHAQTEARIAVRAASLVIAPVQPSPMDLWAVQPTLDLAAQEKRRLLLVLNRVPPRARIADELIARVRGLVNPPAVDIAEAQIGNRTAYAGTLLSGLSVTEAARKTQAAAEMQALAEEILTRAG